In Pollutimonas sp. M17, a single genomic region encodes these proteins:
- a CDS encoding MBL fold metallo-hydrolase produces MRIHHLNCISSCPLGGRLMDAGPEGVFTRGTLACHCLLLETSSGLVLCDTGFGLRDVANPRSRLSLFFLALLSPDFREEMTALRQIERLGFSAKDVRHIVLTHLDFDHAGGLDDFPEAKIHMLAQERDAALLQKTWLDRQRFRPQQWSSMKHWKIYDAHTGEPWNGFDRAGPLEGLPPEILFVPLIGHTYGHAGIAIDRGDKWLLLAGDAYFFHGEMDPVRPCCTPGLRFYQWMMDKDRSQRVHNQQRLRELVRQGDTDVQLFCSHDMREFERLSGRHASIPLAENIAAGCASDGM; encoded by the coding sequence ATGCGCATACATCATTTGAATTGCATTTCGTCCTGCCCATTGGGAGGCCGGCTGATGGATGCGGGGCCCGAGGGCGTGTTTACGCGGGGAACGCTGGCCTGCCATTGCCTCTTGCTTGAGACCAGCTCCGGACTGGTCCTGTGCGACACGGGCTTCGGCCTGCGGGATGTCGCCAACCCCAGAAGCCGGCTAAGCCTGTTTTTTCTCGCCTTGCTGAGCCCCGATTTTCGCGAGGAGATGACCGCCTTGCGCCAGATAGAACGGCTGGGGTTCAGTGCAAAAGACGTCCGACATATTGTCCTGACTCATCTGGATTTTGACCACGCCGGCGGACTCGATGATTTCCCCGAAGCCAAGATCCACATGCTGGCTCAAGAGCGCGACGCAGCCCTGCTGCAGAAGACCTGGCTGGACAGGCAGCGGTTTCGCCCCCAACAGTGGTCGAGCATGAAGCACTGGAAAATTTACGATGCCCATACGGGAGAGCCGTGGAATGGCTTTGACCGTGCCGGCCCCCTTGAAGGCCTGCCCCCGGAAATTCTGTTCGTGCCCCTCATCGGCCATACGTACGGCCATGCCGGGATCGCGATCGACCGGGGCGACAAGTGGCTGCTGCTGGCTGGCGATGCCTATTTTTTCCATGGCGAAATGGACCCGGTCCGGCCGTGTTGCACGCCAGGCTTGCGCTTCTATCAGTGGATGATGGACAAGGACAGGAGCCAACGCGTGCATAACCAGCAAAGGCTGCGCGAGCTCGTCCGGCAAGGCGATACGGATGTGCAGCTGTTCTGCAGCCACGACATGCGGGAATTCGAGCGGCTGTCGGGGCGGCACGCCAGCATTCCGCTTGCGGAAAATATCGCCGCAGGATGCGCCTCCGACGGGATGTAG
- a CDS encoding ABC transporter ATP-binding protein has translation MSPTRIPDRPWPFLLKYIGARRWQFAGLALLVTGAGSCAVAVQYGMKMIVDAMVAADRLAAAVWQPLLLFLSLIALENVLWRCSGWLGCRAIVATGADIRVDLFEHLIGHPMRYFTKHMAGSLSSRITATAGSTGAILSRLTWNIAPPAVDFLGAVVVLSLVDYRMAMALIAFVAVVAAIITSFGVRGRSLHRAYGKQAASVGGELVDTVSNVWTIKAFSARARERARLEGAIGVEAMAQRKSWMYLEKARVIHDFFLWIMAGTMLTWAIQAWRLEAISPGDVVLVSALTFRILHGSRDLALALVEMSQEYGVIAEMLEVIGERHSFSDSPGALPIRPREGRIEFHDVSFHYPDGHAVFKHLNLAIPPGQKLGLAGPSGGGKSTLLALIQRLDEPQHGQIRIDGTPINEMAQDCLREGIAVVPQDISLFRRSIMENIRYSRPDASDEEVHVAARYALCDGFIRQMRHGYDTVIGERGATLSGGQRQRLAIARAFLKDAPVLLLDEATSALDTRSERAVQQALSDLIQGRTVIAVAHRLSTLSGFDRIVMLAAGRIVEDGSPHELLEHPGMFSSLWQAQSGSQRASA, from the coding sequence ATGAGCCCGACGCGAATTCCCGACAGGCCCTGGCCGTTCTTGCTCAAATACATAGGCGCGCGGCGCTGGCAGTTCGCGGGGCTGGCCTTGCTGGTGACAGGCGCGGGCTCGTGCGCCGTAGCGGTCCAGTACGGCATGAAGATGATCGTCGACGCCATGGTCGCGGCTGACAGGCTGGCCGCCGCCGTATGGCAGCCCCTGTTGCTTTTCCTGAGCCTGATCGCGCTGGAGAACGTGCTGTGGCGTTGCAGCGGATGGCTGGGCTGCCGGGCCATCGTCGCCACAGGCGCGGACATCCGGGTGGACCTGTTCGAACACCTTATCGGCCATCCGATGCGGTATTTCACGAAGCATATGGCCGGCTCCCTCAGCAGCCGGATAACCGCAACGGCCGGCTCGACCGGCGCAATACTGAGCCGGCTGACCTGGAATATCGCTCCGCCCGCGGTGGATTTCCTGGGGGCGGTAGTGGTGCTCAGCCTCGTCGACTACCGGATGGCCATGGCTCTCATCGCCTTCGTGGCCGTGGTGGCCGCCATCATTACCAGCTTTGGCGTACGGGGGCGGTCGCTGCACCGCGCATACGGCAAGCAGGCGGCGTCCGTGGGCGGAGAACTGGTCGACACCGTTTCCAACGTATGGACGATCAAGGCGTTCTCGGCGCGGGCCCGCGAGCGCGCCCGCCTGGAAGGCGCAATCGGCGTGGAGGCCATGGCCCAGCGCAAGAGCTGGATGTATCTTGAAAAAGCCCGCGTCATCCATGATTTTTTCCTTTGGATCATGGCCGGCACCATGCTCACCTGGGCGATACAGGCCTGGCGCCTGGAAGCCATTTCGCCGGGAGACGTGGTCCTGGTCAGCGCCTTGACCTTCCGCATACTGCACGGTTCGCGCGACCTGGCGCTGGCGCTTGTCGAAATGTCGCAGGAATACGGTGTGATCGCAGAGATGCTGGAGGTGATAGGCGAGCGCCATTCCTTTTCAGACAGTCCTGGCGCCCTGCCCATACGGCCGCGCGAAGGCCGTATCGAATTCCACGACGTATCCTTCCACTATCCGGACGGACACGCCGTCTTCAAGCACCTGAACCTCGCGATACCGCCGGGCCAGAAGCTGGGGCTGGCGGGGCCTTCAGGCGGCGGAAAGTCGACCCTGCTGGCCCTGATACAACGCCTGGACGAGCCGCAGCACGGGCAGATACGGATAGACGGGACACCCATCAACGAAATGGCGCAGGACTGCCTGCGGGAGGGCATTGCCGTGGTGCCCCAGGACATCAGCCTGTTCCGCCGCTCCATCATGGAGAACATCCGCTACAGCCGTCCCGATGCCAGTGACGAGGAAGTACACGTTGCCGCGCGCTACGCGCTCTGCGACGGCTTCATACGCCAGATGCGGCACGGATACGATACCGTGATCGGCGAGCGGGGCGCCACGCTTTCGGGCGGGCAGCGCCAGCGCCTGGCCATTGCCCGCGCTTTCCTCAAGGACGCGCCCGTACTGCTGCTGGATGAAGCCACCTCCGCGCTCGACACGCGATCCGAGCGGGCGGTGCAGCAGGCATTGAGCGACCTGATTCAAGGACGCACCGTCATTGCCGTTGCGCATCGCCTATCGACGCTCAGCGGATTCGACCGTATCGTGATGCTGGCCGCGGGCAGGATTGTGGAGGACGGCTCTCCTCATGAACTGCTTGAACATCCGGGGATGTTCAGTTCGCTCTGGCAGGCCCAGTCAGGCTCGCAACGCGCCAGCGCATAG
- a CDS encoding undecaprenyl diphosphate synthase family protein: MMTPDDVQYGWEYAAAIHVPLCALGSTGHGHGKYRINADIFVVDAYWPDFKPDHLYEALSWFERQDRTLGG, translated from the coding sequence ATGATGACTCCGGATGATGTGCAGTATGGATGGGAATATGCGGCAGCAATCCACGTGCCGCTTTGCGCGTTGGGTTCGACCGGCCACGGGCACGGCAAATACCGCATCAATGCCGACATCTTTGTCGTCGACGCGTACTGGCCCGATTTCAAGCCCGACCACCTGTACGAGGCGCTTTCCTGGTTCGAGCGGCAAGACAGGACCTTGGGAGGCTAG
- the fabG gene encoding 3-oxoacyl-ACP reductase FabG — MRLKGKIAIVTGAGQGIGEATALKFSGEGATVVACDLNEDAVNKTVAACKEAGADAIGFSLDVADRPAVDEMVAQTLSRYKRIDALVNNAGITRDARLEKMSSEQFDAVIDINLKGVFNVAQAVVGTMIAQGGGVILNASSVVGVYGNYGQTNYAAAKFGVIGFTKTWCRELGPKGIRVNAVAPGFIQTPMLSSVPDAVLDKMCEQVPLRRLGRPEEIANIYAFLASDEASYINGAVIEASGGLTL; from the coding sequence ATGAGACTAAAAGGAAAAATCGCGATCGTTACCGGCGCAGGCCAGGGTATCGGAGAAGCGACGGCACTGAAATTTTCCGGCGAAGGCGCAACCGTGGTGGCATGCGACCTGAACGAGGACGCGGTGAACAAGACAGTGGCCGCCTGCAAGGAAGCCGGCGCGGACGCAATTGGATTTTCATTGGATGTCGCCGACCGGCCCGCTGTCGACGAGATGGTTGCACAAACATTGAGCCGCTACAAGAGAATAGATGCCCTGGTGAACAACGCGGGAATCACGCGGGACGCACGCCTTGAAAAGATGAGCAGCGAACAATTCGATGCGGTCATCGACATCAATCTGAAGGGCGTCTTCAATGTTGCCCAAGCCGTCGTCGGCACGATGATCGCCCAGGGCGGCGGCGTGATCCTCAACGCCAGCTCCGTGGTCGGCGTCTACGGCAACTATGGGCAGACCAATTATGCCGCGGCGAAATTCGGCGTGATAGGGTTCACCAAGACCTGGTGCCGCGAACTGGGTCCCAAGGGCATACGGGTCAACGCCGTGGCGCCGGGCTTCATCCAGACGCCCATGCTTTCCAGCGTCCCGGACGCCGTGTTGGACAAGATGTGCGAACAGGTGCCCTTGAGGCGGCTGGGCAGGCCCGAGGAAATTGCGAACATCTACGCGTTCCTGGCCAGCGACGAGGCCAGCTACATCAACGGCGCGGTGATCGAGGCCAGCGGAGGCCTTACCCTTTAA
- a CDS encoding AraC family transcriptional regulator, translated as MRNKAPLFNEPIYAPYKIAALVEVLSEQGISPSSSLAGSGVEEDRIYDATALTSVRQYVAVCNNAIALGAHPSTPFETGARLHLSAYGMYGYALMSCLTMRDYFRLGVKYHTLATPTLTIEWSEHDGKAVWTFPDALLFNESREIRRFLIEQQYTQHVTHLQDVFGKPCPPLKAYFSYSAPAHADLYSKYLGCPCVFDHEQCELHYDGVILDQKPHLAHRLTAAVLQQTCERLIGQAKVSSGISGEVYQRLLRRPGEFPSMEIIAQQLDMTPRNLRRRLQAENSSFAAILDDIRCSLAVEYLKTTKMNTDDIALFLGFSEPTNFRRAFKRWTGKTTSEYRS; from the coding sequence ATGCGAAATAAAGCACCACTGTTTAATGAGCCCATCTATGCTCCCTATAAAATCGCCGCCTTGGTAGAGGTCTTGAGCGAGCAGGGAATTTCGCCGTCATCCAGCCTTGCGGGCAGCGGCGTCGAAGAGGACCGCATCTACGATGCCACGGCGCTCACGTCCGTTCGTCAATACGTGGCCGTTTGCAATAACGCGATAGCGCTTGGCGCTCATCCGTCGACTCCTTTCGAGACGGGGGCGCGGCTGCATCTGTCGGCCTACGGCATGTACGGCTATGCGCTGATGTCCTGCCTTACGATGCGGGATTATTTCAGGCTGGGCGTGAAATACCATACGCTGGCGACGCCGACCTTGACCATCGAGTGGTCGGAACACGATGGGAAGGCGGTATGGACTTTTCCCGATGCGCTGCTCTTCAACGAGTCCAGGGAAATCCGGCGCTTCCTGATCGAGCAGCAATACACGCAGCATGTCACGCATCTGCAGGACGTTTTCGGCAAGCCCTGCCCGCCGCTCAAGGCGTATTTCTCCTATTCCGCGCCCGCGCATGCGGATCTTTATTCCAAGTACCTGGGGTGTCCTTGCGTCTTCGATCACGAGCAATGCGAACTGCATTACGACGGCGTCATCCTGGACCAGAAACCGCATCTGGCCCACAGGCTTACCGCCGCCGTCCTGCAGCAAACCTGCGAGCGCCTGATCGGACAGGCGAAGGTGTCGTCCGGAATTTCGGGCGAGGTGTATCAGCGGCTGCTCAGAAGGCCGGGCGAATTTCCCAGCATGGAAATCATCGCGCAGCAGCTGGACATGACACCCCGCAACCTGCGGCGCCGCCTGCAAGCGGAAAACAGCTCTTTTGCCGCGATCCTGGACGACATCCGGTGTTCACTGGCCGTCGAATACCTCAAGACGACCAAAATGAATACCGACGATATCGCCTTGTTCCTGGGCTTTTCCGAGCCCACGAACTTCCGGCGCGCCTTCAAGAGGTGGACGGGAAAAACCACGAGCGAATACCGGTCCTGA
- a CDS encoding ferritin-like domain-containing protein, with amino-acid sequence MPTKTLQDLFVHMLSDIYSAEKQLTKALPKLARASSNSDLVAAFEQHLEETQGQVERIDEIVETCGIKLKRMKCIAMEGLIEEGKEVMDEIEKGPLLDAALIAAAQKVEHYEIASYGTLCTIAKQLGQTDALHLLKETMAEEKATDEKLTTIAQAGANQEAANA; translated from the coding sequence ATGCCGACCAAAACTTTACAGGACCTCTTTGTCCATATGCTGTCCGACATATACAGCGCCGAGAAACAACTGACCAAGGCTTTGCCAAAGTTGGCGCGAGCTTCCAGCAATAGCGATCTGGTGGCCGCCTTCGAGCAGCATCTGGAGGAAACCCAGGGCCAGGTGGAAAGGATCGACGAAATAGTCGAGACATGCGGGATCAAGCTCAAGCGCATGAAATGCATAGCGATGGAAGGCCTCATCGAAGAGGGCAAGGAGGTCATGGATGAAATTGAAAAAGGCCCCTTGCTGGATGCGGCGCTAATTGCCGCGGCCCAGAAGGTGGAGCACTATGAAATCGCCAGCTATGGCACTTTATGCACGATTGCCAAGCAGCTCGGCCAGACGGACGCCTTGCACCTGCTCAAGGAAACCATGGCGGAAGAGAAAGCCACGGATGAGAAGCTGACCACCATCGCGCAGGCGGGCGCGAACCAGGAGGCCGCCAATGCATGA
- a CDS encoding DUF4142 domain-containing protein: protein MKKAHTAFALALGFALAALGAHAQTTVDGQPSQQSRTQQPGAQQAAPAANQAGQPSELSGDDRRFLENAVQGSFAEIQGSQLALEKTKSQDVKDFAQMMVQDHEKMAKEAAKLASDKGVTPPTGPSAMQVTEITALKALSGGAFDAMYVNRIGVAAHESTVQMFEEASREADDPDVKALATEALPKLREHLKMANTLNQKQDSK from the coding sequence ATGAAAAAAGCTCATACCGCCTTTGCCCTTGCATTGGGCTTCGCACTGGCTGCCTTGGGTGCGCATGCCCAGACCACCGTGGATGGCCAGCCGTCCCAGCAGTCCCGGACACAGCAGCCTGGCGCCCAGCAAGCCGCACCGGCTGCAAACCAGGCCGGGCAGCCCTCGGAACTCAGCGGAGACGATCGGCGCTTTCTCGAGAACGCCGTTCAAGGCAGCTTTGCCGAGATACAGGGCAGCCAATTGGCCCTGGAGAAGACGAAGAGTCAGGATGTGAAGGACTTTGCCCAAATGATGGTCCAGGACCATGAAAAAATGGCCAAGGAAGCGGCGAAACTTGCAAGCGACAAGGGGGTGACGCCGCCCACCGGGCCGTCCGCCATGCAGGTGACCGAAATCACCGCCTTGAAGGCGCTTTCCGGCGGCGCCTTCGACGCGATGTATGTGAACCGCATCGGCGTCGCGGCGCACGAATCCACCGTCCAGATGTTCGAGGAGGCCAGCCGGGAAGCGGACGATCCCGACGTCAAGGCCCTGGCCACCGAAGCCCTGCCCAAGCTGCGGGAACATTTGAAGATGGCCAACACGCTGAACCAGAAGCAGGACAGCAAGTGA
- a CDS encoding SDR family oxidoreductase, with amino-acid sequence MKITDLLKVPPGLKVLITGGAAGIGATIAGGFHEAGARVFICDIDADAITRMLRDYPGMHGAAADVGVQADVDRVMDQASIALEGLDVLVNNAGIAGPTGGIDELDAPAWERTVSTNLNSQFYFLRKAVPLLRASESNPHVIAMSSVAGRLGYAFRTPYSATKWAIVGLMKTLANELGPDNIRVNAILPGVVAGERMNRVMRDRAKALGISDEAMHAQYMEKISLRRMVSMEDIAAMALFLSTPAAMNITGQAISVDGNVEYL; translated from the coding sequence ATGAAGATTACCGACTTATTGAAGGTGCCCCCGGGGCTGAAGGTGCTGATCACAGGAGGAGCAGCGGGCATAGGCGCCACGATCGCCGGCGGCTTCCATGAGGCGGGAGCGCGGGTCTTCATCTGCGATATCGACGCGGACGCCATCACCCGCATGCTGCGCGACTACCCAGGCATGCACGGCGCCGCCGCGGACGTCGGTGTTCAGGCCGATGTCGATCGCGTCATGGACCAGGCCTCGATCGCACTGGAAGGCCTGGATGTCCTGGTCAATAACGCGGGCATCGCGGGCCCCACCGGCGGCATCGATGAACTGGACGCGCCTGCCTGGGAACGTACCGTTTCCACCAACCTGAACAGCCAGTTCTATTTTCTGAGAAAAGCGGTGCCCCTGCTGAGGGCGTCCGAAAGCAACCCCCATGTCATCGCGATGTCATCCGTGGCCGGCCGCCTGGGATACGCCTTCCGTACGCCCTACTCCGCCACCAAATGGGCCATCGTCGGCCTCATGAAAACCCTGGCCAACGAACTGGGGCCCGATAACATCAGGGTGAATGCGATTCTTCCAGGTGTGGTCGCCGGCGAACGCATGAACCGCGTCATGCGCGACCGGGCCAAGGCGCTGGGCATCAGCGACGAGGCCATGCATGCGCAGTACATGGAAAAGATATCGCTGCGCCGGATGGTAAGCATGGAGGACATTGCCGCGATGGCATTGTTCCTGTCCACGCCAGCGGCAATGAACATCACGGGCCAGGCCATCAGTGTCGATGGCAATGTCGAATATCTTTGA
- a CDS encoding beta-glucosidase, producing MTVPTLFRSYFMGGFECSTHRRRGGVRLDLLRATRHDVHACQDYRALASHGIAAARDGLRWHLIEQKPGRYDWSSFLPMLRASRKAGMQIIWDLCHYGWPDHIDIWSPEFPGRFARFAAAAAAVVRDETPETPFYCPVNEISFWAWAGGDMRLFAPFATRRGMELKRQLVQAAIAGIWSIRDVDPRARIVSVDPVIHVVPKSPRSLGPALHARAAQYEAWDMLTGRLHPELGGSPDCLDILGVNYYSDNQWFLRGGTIERDHALYRPFRDILAEVHRRYQRPLFVAETGAEGDLRRPWFRYVCDEVFAAGLDGVPLGGICLYPVTDYAGWADERHCDCGLLGMPDDQGSRTTYGPLAEELSLQQERFRQAQEAGCRAPGIDRGVAAGAGGALGAGAS from the coding sequence ATGACGGTGCCCACCCTGTTTCGCAGCTACTTCATGGGCGGCTTCGAGTGTTCGACGCATCGCCGCCGGGGCGGCGTACGCCTGGACCTGTTGCGCGCTACGAGACACGATGTCCATGCCTGTCAGGACTACCGTGCACTGGCGAGCCACGGAATCGCCGCCGCCAGGGACGGGCTGCGCTGGCACCTGATCGAGCAAAAACCCGGCCGCTACGATTGGAGCAGCTTTTTGCCCATGCTGCGCGCCTCCCGGAAAGCCGGCATGCAGATCATATGGGACCTGTGCCATTATGGCTGGCCCGACCACATCGATATCTGGTCGCCGGAGTTTCCCGGACGGTTTGCCCGATTTGCCGCGGCGGCAGCGGCAGTGGTCCGCGACGAGACGCCGGAGACGCCATTCTATTGTCCCGTGAACGAGATTTCGTTCTGGGCCTGGGCGGGTGGAGACATGCGGTTGTTTGCGCCGTTCGCGACACGGCGCGGCATGGAGCTCAAGCGCCAGTTGGTGCAGGCCGCCATAGCGGGCATATGGTCGATTCGCGATGTGGATCCGCGTGCGCGGATCGTGAGCGTCGATCCCGTGATCCATGTCGTGCCGAAGTCGCCCCGCAGCCTGGGCCCCGCCTTGCATGCCCGTGCCGCGCAGTATGAGGCATGGGACATGTTGACGGGCAGGCTGCATCCGGAACTGGGCGGCAGTCCCGACTGCCTGGACATACTGGGCGTGAACTACTACTCCGACAACCAATGGTTCCTGCGCGGCGGCACCATTGAGCGGGACCACGCCTTGTACCGGCCCTTCCGGGACATCCTGGCGGAAGTCCATCGGCGCTACCAGCGTCCGCTTTTCGTCGCGGAAACGGGAGCGGAAGGCGACCTGCGCCGGCCCTGGTTCCGCTATGTATGCGACGAGGTCTTTGCTGCCGGCCTGGACGGCGTTCCTTTGGGCGGCATCTGCCTGTACCCGGTCACGGATTACGCTGGTTGGGCGGACGAACGCCACTGCGACTGCGGTCTGCTCGGAATGCCCGATGACCAGGGCAGCCGGACTACGTACGGTCCGCTGGCGGAGGAGCTTTCTTTACAGCAAGAGCGGTTCCGCCAAGCGCAGGAGGCAGGCTGCCGCGCGCCGGGGATCGACAGGGGGGTTGCAGCGGGCGCCGGCGGCGCGCTTGGAGCAGGCGCCTCATGA
- the glf gene encoding UDP-galactopyranose mutase: protein MNPATPPLARASEPPILLCFSHLRWNFVYQRPQHLMSRFARTHTVLYVEEPMFDSPHGPRLEARDEPGGVRVLVPHLFPGQQGEQAEDTQRVLLDGYLADLDAGGRGMVLWYYTPMSLAISDHLHAGYIVYDCMDELSAFRGAPPQMVAREQKLLALADVVFTGGYSLYQAKRGLHENVYAFPSSVDISHFARARETLPDPEDQAGIPHPRLGFHGVLDERLDIDLLGQLADLRPDWHLVLIGPVVKVDPACLPRRSNIHYLGGKDYKDLPAYLAGWDVALMPFARNESTRFISPTKTPEYLAGGRAVVSTPIADVVRSYGDCGMVRIADTAEAFAHAIDAELSGGADRAALCRRADAILAGMSWDGIWLRMAEVMSKGRLAMEGLSILPGALRPGMSRRAAANDDYDYLVVGAGFAGSVLAERLAAGMNKRVLLIDRRPHIGGNAYDHRDEAGILVHEYGPHIFHTNSARVMDYLSRFTEWRPYEHRVLAHVDGKLVPMPINLTTLRMLFDRDFTPGQAGEFLAARAEAIDPVRTSEDVVLSTVGRELYEKFFRGYTRKQWGLDPSQLDKSVAARVPARSSLDDRYFTDEFQCMPLHGYTRMFEKMLDHPNITVLTGKSYDEIRHVASFGHTIYCGPIDEFFGHCYGNLPYRSLQFRHVTLDRARFQPVAVVNYPSEDVPYTRITEYKHLTGQVHEKTSVTYEFPSAEGDPYYPVPRPENMRLFRRYQELADKISGVTFVGRLATYRYYNMDQVVAQALAVYERIAAAERTNAGPPDLDRLAAPEALKP, encoded by the coding sequence ATGAACCCGGCCACGCCCCCCCTTGCCCGAGCAAGCGAACCTCCCATCCTGCTTTGTTTCTCACATCTGCGCTGGAACTTCGTGTACCAGCGTCCGCAGCATCTGATGTCGCGGTTTGCGCGCACCCATACCGTGCTTTACGTCGAAGAGCCCATGTTCGATTCGCCCCACGGACCCCGCCTGGAAGCGCGCGATGAGCCGGGCGGCGTACGCGTGCTGGTTCCGCATTTGTTTCCGGGACAGCAAGGCGAGCAGGCTGAAGACACGCAACGCGTTCTGCTGGACGGCTATCTGGCCGACCTGGATGCAGGCGGCCGGGGCATGGTGCTTTGGTATTACACGCCCATGAGCCTCGCCATATCGGACCATCTTCATGCAGGCTACATCGTCTATGACTGCATGGACGAGCTTTCCGCCTTCCGGGGCGCACCGCCGCAGATGGTGGCGCGCGAGCAAAAGCTGCTGGCCCTGGCCGACGTGGTATTTACGGGCGGCTACAGCCTATACCAGGCAAAGCGCGGCTTGCACGAGAACGTGTACGCATTTCCGAGCAGTGTAGATATTTCACATTTTGCGCGCGCCAGGGAAACGCTTCCGGATCCGGAGGATCAGGCGGGCATCCCGCATCCCCGCCTGGGGTTTCATGGAGTGCTGGACGAGCGCCTGGACATAGACCTGCTGGGACAACTGGCCGACCTGCGCCCGGATTGGCATCTGGTGTTGATCGGGCCCGTCGTCAAGGTCGACCCCGCCTGCTTGCCCAGGCGGTCCAACATCCACTACCTGGGCGGCAAGGATTACAAGGACCTGCCAGCCTACCTGGCCGGCTGGGACGTTGCGCTGATGCCCTTCGCCCGGAACGAATCCACGCGTTTCATCAGCCCCACCAAAACGCCGGAGTATCTGGCGGGAGGCCGCGCCGTGGTTTCCACGCCTATCGCCGATGTGGTCCGGAGCTACGGGGATTGCGGCATGGTAAGAATTGCCGATACGGCGGAAGCCTTTGCGCACGCCATCGACGCCGAACTGAGCGGTGGCGCCGACCGGGCGGCGCTGTGCCGGCGTGCGGACGCCATCCTGGCCGGCATGTCCTGGGACGGGATATGGTTGCGCATGGCCGAAGTGATGTCGAAGGGCCGCCTCGCCATGGAGGGACTGTCCATCCTACCGGGCGCATTGCGTCCCGGCATGTCGCGGCGTGCCGCCGCCAATGACGACTACGACTACCTCGTCGTGGGTGCCGGCTTTGCGGGCAGTGTGCTGGCCGAGCGGCTGGCGGCGGGGATGAACAAGCGGGTCCTGCTTATCGACCGCCGTCCGCACATTGGCGGCAATGCCTACGATCACCGCGACGAAGCCGGAATCCTGGTTCATGAGTACGGGCCGCATATCTTCCATACCAATTCGGCCCGGGTGATGGATTACCTTTCCCGTTTCACCGAATGGCGGCCGTACGAACACCGCGTGCTGGCCCATGTGGATGGCAAGCTGGTGCCCATGCCCATCAACTTGACCACGCTGCGCATGCTGTTCGACAGGGACTTTACCCCCGGACAGGCGGGCGAATTCCTTGCGGCCCGTGCCGAAGCGATAGATCCGGTCCGGACGTCGGAAGATGTCGTGCTGAGCACGGTGGGCCGGGAGCTGTACGAGAAGTTCTTCCGCGGCTACACGCGCAAGCAGTGGGGCCTGGATCCCAGCCAGCTGGACAAGTCCGTCGCCGCGCGGGTCCCTGCGCGCTCGTCGCTTGACGACCGCTACTTCACCGATGAATTTCAATGCATGCCGCTGCATGGCTATACGCGCATGTTCGAAAAGATGCTGGACCACCCGAACATTACCGTCTTGACGGGCAAGTCATATGACGAAATCCGCCATGTCGCCAGTTTCGGCCATACCATCTATTGCGGTCCCATCGATGAGTTCTTCGGCCACTGTTACGGCAACTTGCCTTATCGTTCGTTGCAATTCCGCCATGTCACCCTGGACCGGGCCCGGTTTCAGCCCGTGGCGGTGGTCAACTACCCATCCGAAGACGTCCCTTACACCCGCATCACGGAGTACAAGCACTTGACCGGGCAGGTGCATGAGAAAACCAGTGTGACCTACGAATTCCCCAGCGCCGAGGGAGACCCTTATTATCCTGTGCCGCGGCCGGAAAACATGAGGCTGTTCCGCAGATACCAGGAATTGGCCGATAAGATAAGCGGCGTCACCTTCGTGGGCCGCCTGGCCACATACCGCTACTACAATATGGACCAGGTCGTGGCGCAAGCGCTCGCCGTCTACGAACGGATCGCGGCCGCCGAGAGAACAAACGCCGGCCCGCCGGACCTCGACAGGCTTGCCGCCCCGGAAGCGCTGAAGCCATGA